The Onthophagus taurus isolate NC chromosome 6, IU_Otau_3.0, whole genome shotgun sequence region TTTGCTGCAGTATCTAGAATTTTAAAAGCAGTgggtaattttttgaaatagtatttcctctttccaagcagtttttagtcttttactagcactatttaatcttctgataGCAATAttagtcttttgccaacagtatctagcattcagaaaacaataaattaaggggTTATAGATGGTAAACAACGACAATTTAGTCGTTGTGCGTCAAAACCTAAAAAACAACCGTATTTCACCCGAAAATATGCGTTTTAATCTAATTTGCTGCGAAAATATATGGTTAGCATGGTCACGTCGAATTATTAAAGTGATTTCTTGGTAAGTtgtacacttttccgcacttttttatttgtaacggCTTACTTGAGTGATTTCCCGtcgaataaaaacaaaattgttgatttttaagcgacaagatcattcttgaattatattctaatcgatttttttttagtaattgtGAACGATTAGATTTAATGGTAATGAAAGTACCTATAGGACAACGTCCCAACGCTAAAATGAGATGTGATCAATTAAAATACGATAATAAACACCTTCAAGCTGCTTTAGCGGCGGAACAACAACGAAGAAAAAGACAAGAAATAGCAAAGCTTGAAAGggaacaattattaaatagaCGATTCGCCCCCAATCCAGAAGCAACGATGCTCGATATGGATTTTGCGGTGCAACACAATGAATCTATGAATAGAGTTCATAAAGGTGTTGATGAAATGTTATATACGGGAGCGGAAACTTTGGAAAGTTTACGATCGCAACGATTTACGTTAAAAGGGGCGCAAAGAAAGATTATAGATATGGCGAATACTTTAGGATTGAGTACATACACCATGAAATTAATCGATCGTAGGGTTATAcaagataaatatattttaattgggGGGATGCTTGTGACTGTTTCTGTTATGGCtcttgtaattatttattgggcGTAAAAAAGGATcttaattgtaatttattagtATATGTATGAATGaaaaaagagatttttatttaataaaatatatttgtaattaagtttttgatttaaattgaggttctatttattttgtagGGATTATGCctgcaatatcgaaaataaaaatgtttttttgggtctaatatttacacaaaggaagaattagaaaagtgtgaatatttattttatgttgacTAGATCAtacaatgaaaaaaattataattacacGTACAGTCAATCGAGCGAATAACATCACAATAATTCTACAAAGTGTTCGCCGTTTTCGTCTTTCTCTTAAAAGtacacatttttgtttta contains the following coding sequences:
- the LOC111424763 gene encoding probable Golgi SNAP receptor complex member 2; translation: MDSLYHQTNALIQQTQEKFKQLNRHGGDPEEVEIQIQEKINTINSNCERLDLMVMKVPIGQRPNAKMRCDQLKYDNKHLQAALAAEQQRRKRQEIAKLEREQLLNRRFAPNPEATMLDMDFAVQHNESMNRVHKGVDEMLYTGAETLESLRSQRFTLKGAQRKIIDMANTLGLSTYTMKLIDRRVIQDKYILIGGMLVTVSVMALVIIYWA